The Zingiber officinale cultivar Zhangliang chromosome 10A, Zo_v1.1, whole genome shotgun sequence genome contains a region encoding:
- the LOC122027560 gene encoding E3 ubiquitin ligase BIG BROTHER-related-like yields the protein MENGEESGAGSKRSTAEANPDPDPPPTSPSRTPFTSLSQVDADLALARALQEQERAYAMLRMNGADGSDYESSDAGSYDYDEEENGDDVGDEADHVIEEGGSIEGSDYGEDAFDANDPVVDPEDFENDEEFARALQDAEEREVAVRLMSLAGLNEWVSDDHGDHGGNSQDAWQEIDPDEYSYEELVALGEVVGTENRGLSFETIAALPSVNYKAENVQDNNAEQCVICRLEYEDGDSLVVLSCKHKYHSECINKWLQLNKACPICNTEVSTSGSK from the exons ATGGAGAACGGGGAAGAGAGCGGCGCCGGAAGCAAGCGGTCCACCGCCGAAGCCAACCCCGACCCTGATCCACCTCCGACCTCTCCCTCTCGCACTCCCTTCACCAGCCTCAGCCAGGTCGATGCCGACCTCGCCCTCGCCCGCGCCCTCCAAGAACAG GAAAGGGCGTACGCGATGCTGAGGATGAACGGCGCTGATGGCAGCGATTACGAGAGTTCTGACGCAGGCAGCTATGATTACGATGAGGAGGAGAATGGGGATGATGTGGGAGACGAGGCAGACCATGTGATTGAGGAGGGAGGGAGCATCGAGGGGAGTGACTACGGAGAGGACGCCTTCGATGCCAACGATCCTGTTGTAGATCCGGAGGATTTCGAAAACGATGAGGAGTTTGCAAGGGCTCTGCAAGATGCCGAGGAGCGGGAGGTTGCTGTTAGGTTGATGTCCCTTGCCGGATTGAATGAAT GGGTGTCCGATGATCATGGTGACCATGGCGGTAATTCTCAG GATGCTTGGCAAGAAATTGATCCAGATGAATACTCATATGAG GAGCTGGTTGCACTGGGGGAAGTAGTTGGAACTGAAAACAGAGGCCTTTCTTTCGAAACAATTGCTGCTCTGCCTTCAGTCAATTACAAGGCAGAAAATGTGCAAGATAATAATGCTGAACA ATGTGTTATATGCCGGCTGGAATATGAGGATGGTGATTCATTGGTGGTGCTTTCTTGCAAGCATAAATACCATTCTGAATGTATTAACAAGTGGCTCCAACTAAACAAG